Proteins encoded in a region of the Solanum dulcamara chromosome 9, daSolDulc1.2, whole genome shotgun sequence genome:
- the LOC129902111 gene encoding N-carbamoylputrescine amidase: MAEKNRLVTVAALQFACTDDVSTNVATAERLVRAAHQKGANIILIQELFEGYYFCQAQREEFFHRAKPYQGHPTIVRMQNLAKELGVVIPVSFFEEANNAHYNSVAVIDADGTDLGLYRKSHIPDGPGYQEKFYFNPGDTGFKVFQTKYAKIGVAICWDQWFPEAARAMALQGAEVLFYPTAIGSEPQDDGLDSRDHWRRVMQGHAGANVVPLVASNRIGKEIIETEHGNSDITFYGYSFIAGPTGELVAAAGDKEEAVLVAQFDLDKIKSKRHGWGVYRDRRPDLYKVLLTLDGSNPVK, translated from the exons ATGGCAGAGAAGAATCGATTAGTCACCGTTGCTGCTCTGCAGTTTGCCTGTACCGACGATGTCTCCACCAACGTCGCCACCGCCGAgag ATTGGTTAGAGCTGCTCATCAGAAGGGTGCAAATATCATACTCATACAG GAGTTGTTCGAGGGCTATTACTTTTGTCAAGCACAAAGGGAGGAGTTCTTTCATCGAGCAAAACCATATCAGGGGCATCCAACCATTGTCAG GATGCAGAATCTTGCAAAGGAGCTGGGAGTAGTTATACCAGTTAGTTTCTTTGAAGAGGCAAATAATGCACATTACAATTCTGTGGCAGTAATTGATGCGGATGGCACAGATCTTGGACTTTACAGGAAGTCCCATATTCCTGATGGACCTG GTTATCAGGAAAAGTTTTACTTCAATCCTGGTGACACTGGTTTTAAG GTGTTCCAGActaaatatgcaaaaattggAGTTG CAATTTGCTGGGATCAGTGGTTTCCTGAGGCTGCTCGAGCTATGGCACTTCAAGGTGCAGAAGTATTGTTCTACCCTACTGCGATTGGTTCTGAACCTCAAGATGATGGACTTGATTCTCGGGATCACTGGAGGAGGGTGATGCAAGGACACGCTGGTGCTAATGTG GTACCTTTAGTGGCATCGAACCGCATTGGAAAAGAGATAATTGAGACAGAGCATGGGAATAGTGACATAACATTCTACGGCTACTCTTTCATAGCAG GGCCCACTGGAGAGTTGGTAGCAGCTGCTGGTGATAAAGAGGAAGCTGTTCTTGTGGCACAGTTTGATCTGGACAAAATCAAGTCCAAAAGGCATGGTTGGGGGGTGTATCGTGATCGGCGTCCTGATTTATATAAGGTTCTTTTGACATTAGATGGCAGCAACCCagtcaagtga